In Shewanella sp. VB17, a single genomic region encodes these proteins:
- the clpA gene encoding ATP-dependent Clp protease ATP-binding subunit ClpA has product MLNKDLEVTLNLAFQQARDARHEYMTVEHLLLALIDNPAAQEALVACGANLNKLREDVSNFIQQTTPIIADPEDDRETQPTLGFQRVLQRAVFHVQSSGRNEVTGANVLVAIFSEQESQAVYLLRNGEVTRLDVVNFISHGVSKDEIESGSQQERIEDQTENEEDKSKLSQFASNLNELAIQGSIDPLIGRGDEIERSIQILCRRRKNNPLLVGEAGVGKTAIAEGLAYRIVKNEVPEVMSSATVYSLDLGALLAGTKYRGDFEKRFKSLLKELEDDEHAILFIDEIHTIIGAGSASGGVMDASNLLKPLLSGGKLRCMGSTTFQEYQSIFEKDRALARRFQKVDINEPSVAETTKILQGLKSKYEEHHGVRYTMAALSIAARLSDKHINDRHLPDKAIDVIDEAGARMAMQPANRRKKTIGQSEIESIIAKMARIPEKSVSASDKDMLKNLERNLKMVVFGQNKAIESLSSAIRLSRSGLSGEHKPVGSFLFAGPTGVGKTEITSQLAKCLGLSLVRFDMSEYMESHAVSRLIGAPPGYVGYDQGGLLTDAVLKNPHCVVLLDEIEKAHSDVYNLLLQVMDHGILTDNNGRKADFRHVTLVMTTNAGVQETVRKSIGFKQQDHSQNALSEINKVFSPEFRNRLDEIIWFNHLDLTVIAKVVDKFLVELQAQLDEKGVTLDVSDEARTLLAEKGYDKVMGARPMARVVTELIKRPLADEILFGKLEKGGVAHVDTSKNEIVISIGALEKVSQ; this is encoded by the coding sequence ATGTTAAATAAAGATCTTGAAGTCACCTTAAACCTGGCATTTCAGCAAGCCAGAGATGCACGTCATGAGTATATGACGGTAGAACACCTGCTGCTCGCGTTAATAGATAATCCAGCTGCGCAAGAAGCTTTAGTGGCTTGCGGAGCAAATCTTAATAAATTAAGAGAGGATGTGTCTAATTTTATTCAGCAAACGACGCCTATCATCGCTGATCCTGAGGATGATAGAGAAACCCAGCCTACGTTAGGGTTCCAGAGAGTATTACAAAGGGCTGTGTTTCATGTGCAATCCTCTGGGCGTAATGAGGTCACTGGAGCCAATGTACTGGTTGCTATTTTTAGCGAACAGGAATCACAAGCAGTTTATCTTTTGCGCAATGGTGAGGTGACTCGCTTGGATGTGGTTAATTTTATTTCTCATGGTGTGTCTAAAGATGAGATAGAATCTGGATCGCAGCAGGAGCGAATTGAGGATCAAACTGAAAATGAAGAGGATAAAAGTAAGCTGTCCCAATTTGCTTCAAACCTCAATGAATTGGCAATACAAGGCAGTATCGATCCTTTAATTGGTCGTGGTGATGAGATTGAACGTTCGATTCAGATCCTGTGTCGTAGAAGAAAAAACAACCCGTTATTAGTCGGTGAAGCTGGGGTAGGTAAAACGGCCATTGCTGAAGGACTTGCGTATCGTATTGTTAAAAATGAAGTGCCGGAGGTAATGAGTTCTGCCACGGTATATTCGTTAGATTTGGGGGCATTACTTGCGGGGACTAAATACCGTGGTGATTTTGAGAAACGCTTTAAAAGTTTGCTTAAAGAGCTAGAAGATGATGAACATGCGATTTTATTTATTGATGAGATCCACACAATTATCGGAGCGGGTTCGGCTTCGGGAGGGGTTATGGATGCGTCAAATTTATTAAAACCGTTATTATCAGGTGGCAAGCTGAGGTGTATGGGATCGACGACTTTTCAAGAATACCAAAGTATTTTTGAGAAAGATCGCGCTTTGGCAAGGCGTTTTCAAAAAGTGGATATCAATGAACCTTCTGTTGCAGAAACGACCAAAATCCTCCAAGGGCTTAAGTCAAAATATGAAGAACACCATGGCGTGAGATATACCATGGCGGCGTTGAGTATTGCTGCGCGTTTGTCGGATAAGCACATTAATGACCGTCATCTTCCAGATAAAGCGATTGATGTCATTGATGAAGCAGGCGCACGTATGGCAATGCAGCCAGCCAATCGGAGAAAAAAGACGATTGGCCAGAGTGAAATTGAATCTATCATCGCTAAAATGGCACGTATTCCTGAGAAGTCCGTATCAGCGTCAGATAAGGATATGCTTAAAAACCTTGAGCGTAACCTGAAAATGGTTGTTTTCGGCCAGAATAAGGCGATTGAGAGCCTCAGCTCCGCCATTCGACTGTCTCGAAGTGGATTAAGTGGAGAACATAAACCTGTAGGCAGCTTTCTATTTGCTGGGCCGACAGGGGTAGGTAAAACTGAAATCACCAGTCAGTTAGCCAAATGTCTTGGGCTGAGCTTAGTACGCTTTGATATGTCTGAGTATATGGAGAGCCATGCGGTCTCACGTCTTATCGGTGCACCACCAGGTTATGTGGGTTATGATCAAGGAGGCTTGTTAACGGATGCTGTTCTCAAAAATCCTCATTGTGTTGTGTTACTTGATGAGATAGAAAAAGCGCATTCTGATGTTTATAACTTGCTATTGCAAGTCATGGACCATGGTATTTTGACTGATAACAATGGTCGAAAAGCCGACTTTAGGCATGTAACCTTAGTGATGACCACGAATGCAGGTGTACAAGAGACGGTCAGAAAATCGATTGGTTTTAAACAGCAAGATCATAGCCAAAACGCATTATCTGAAATTAATAAGGTATTTTCACCTGAGTTCAGAAACAGATTGGATGAGATCATCTGGTTTAATCATCTTGATTTGACTGTTATTGCAAAAGTGGTTGATAAGTTTTTAGTCGAATTGCAAGCTCAACTCGATGAAAAAGGGGTCACTCTAGATGTGAGTGATGAGGCTAGAACCTTACTTGCTGAAAAAGGTTACGATAAGGTCATGGGAGCCAGACCCATGGCACGTGTTGTGACTGAACTCATTAAGCGGCCATTAGCCGATGAAATTTTATTTGGTAAGCTCGAGAAGGGAGGGGTAGCCCATGTTGACACCAGTAAAAATGAGATTGTTATCTCAATAGGAGCCTTGGAAAAAGTCAGTCAGTAA
- the infA gene encoding translation initiation factor IF-1 has product MAKEDNIEMQGTILETLPNTMFRVELENGHVVIAHISGKMRKNYIRILTGDKVTVQLTPYDLSKGRIVFRSR; this is encoded by the coding sequence ATGGCGAAAGAAGACAACATTGAGATGCAAGGCACGATCCTTGAAACCTTGCCGAACACAATGTTCCGTGTAGAGCTAGAGAACGGTCATGTCGTGATCGCACACATCTCAGGTAAAATGCGTAAAAACTACATTCGAATTCTGACCGGTGACAAAGTTACGGTTCAGCTGACCCCTTACGATTTGAGCAAAGGTCGCATCGTCTTCCGTTCACGCTAA
- a CDS encoding arginyltransferase, with amino-acid sequence MSFKSQPISVGVTQAFSCSYLEHQLEQLLVLQEESINLDLFEQLLAFGFRRSGGTIYKPQCPNCSACLPIRIPATLFTPSKRQKRTLKNNKDIIWKIADKQQEYHYDLYARYINERHQDGPMYPASREQYQHFIDAGWLTPIFVELWNNQELIGVAVTDVMPNSLSAIYSFFSPDEHKRSLGSLLILIQCRLAKLMNKDFVYLGYQIDESRKMNYKRSYLPYQLLTSNGWQQISDE; translated from the coding sequence TTGAGCTTTAAATCACAGCCTATTTCAGTTGGAGTCACACAAGCTTTTTCCTGTAGCTATCTCGAACATCAACTAGAGCAGTTATTAGTCCTGCAAGAAGAATCCATCAACTTGGATCTGTTCGAACAACTGCTGGCATTTGGCTTCAGGCGCAGTGGTGGAACAATATACAAACCCCAATGCCCGAATTGTAGTGCATGTTTACCCATTCGGATCCCAGCCACATTATTTACTCCTTCAAAACGCCAGAAGCGTACCTTAAAAAATAATAAAGATATCATTTGGAAAATAGCCGATAAGCAACAAGAATACCATTACGACCTTTATGCACGTTATATCAATGAACGACACCAAGATGGCCCCATGTACCCCGCGTCCAGAGAACAATATCAACATTTTATCGACGCAGGCTGGCTTACGCCTATCTTTGTTGAGCTGTGGAATAACCAAGAACTGATTGGCGTGGCTGTGACTGATGTCATGCCAAATAGCCTTTCTGCAATTTATAGTTTTTTCAGCCCTGATGAACATAAACGTTCATTAGGATCGCTACTGATCCTCATTCAATGTCGTCTGGCTAAATTAATGAATAAGGATTTTGTTTATCTTGGCTACCAAATTGATGAGTCGAGAAAAATGAATTACAAACGAAGCTACCTACCTTATCAGCTATTAACCTCAAATGGGTGGCAGCAAATATCTGATGAGTAA
- the aat gene encoding leucyl/phenylalanyl-tRNA--protein transferase encodes MNSLSYLNHTLEPFPSPELALTDPNGLLAVGGDLQPKRLLNAYYEGIFPWFNAEDPILWWSPDPRAVFIPGTMKASRSLIKYLKKQDWTYSINLAFSQVIEACAAPRTSQNGTWITQGIQDAYTALHELGQAHSIEVWDGNQLIGGLYGLGIGQVFCGESMFHIHTNASKAAMLMLHQHLHTQGFKLIDAQVMNPHLISLGATALKRKDFLILLNRFRDLSVAPNTWEKSEVSLEL; translated from the coding sequence GTGAACTCACTGTCTTATTTAAATCATACACTCGAGCCGTTTCCCTCGCCGGAATTAGCGCTAACTGATCCTAATGGCCTGTTGGCCGTCGGCGGAGACTTGCAACCCAAACGCTTATTGAATGCTTATTATGAAGGCATTTTTCCTTGGTTTAATGCAGAGGACCCCATATTATGGTGGTCTCCAGATCCAAGAGCTGTATTTATCCCCGGCACCATGAAAGCCAGTCGCTCACTCATTAAATACCTCAAAAAACAAGATTGGACATACAGTATAAACCTTGCATTTTCCCAAGTCATTGAAGCGTGTGCCGCCCCGAGAACATCACAAAATGGGACGTGGATAACCCAAGGGATCCAAGATGCATACACAGCACTGCATGAATTAGGTCAGGCTCACTCCATTGAAGTTTGGGATGGCAATCAATTAATCGGTGGATTATATGGCTTGGGCATTGGTCAAGTTTTTTGTGGTGAGTCGATGTTCCATATCCACACTAATGCGTCTAAAGCCGCTATGCTCATGCTACATCAACATTTACACACCCAAGGGTTTAAACTTATCGATGCACAAGTGATGAACCCACATTTAATCTCTCTTGGGGCAACTGCATTGAAAAGAAAAGATTTTCTTATTTTGCTTAACCGTTTTCGAGATCTCAGCGTCGCCCCCAATACTTGGGAAAAGTCAGAGGTATCACTTGAGCTTTAA
- a CDS encoding glycine zipper 2TM domain-containing protein, translated as MLKPWIASLSLICLLMSVLGPVEAGYTRDQAVPVEQVQYGHVISVRNITQKQLVEDQNTGWKTFGGALVGGVIGHQFGGGSGQDVATVLGALLGAGIGNRYGDSSYYESLKLVELMIKQEDGKEVMIIQDLDSGMIFNAGDEVRVVYLTGRVRVDIAM; from the coding sequence ATGTTGAAACCTTGGATTGCCAGCTTAAGCTTAATTTGTTTATTGATGAGTGTATTGGGTCCTGTTGAAGCAGGATATACCCGTGATCAAGCTGTACCTGTAGAACAAGTTCAATATGGACATGTCATTTCGGTTCGAAATATTACTCAAAAGCAATTGGTTGAAGATCAAAATACAGGGTGGAAAACCTTTGGTGGAGCTTTAGTTGGCGGGGTTATTGGTCATCAATTTGGTGGCGGTAGCGGTCAAGATGTGGCGACAGTATTAGGAGCATTGTTGGGTGCTGGTATCGGGAACCGCTATGGAGATAGCAGTTATTATGAGTCGTTAAAGCTGGTTGAGTTAATGATTAAACAAGAAGACGGCAAAGAGGTTATGATTATTCAGGATCTCGATTCTGGTATGATTTTTAATGCAGGTGACGAGGTCAGGGTGGTGTACCTTACAGGTCGTGTTAGAGTTGACATCGCAATGTGA